The following are from one region of the Megachile rotundata isolate GNS110a chromosome 15, iyMegRotu1, whole genome shotgun sequence genome:
- the Pomp gene encoding proteasome maturation protein codes for MSFGLPTVLPKPTINDQFNIRDDNYGVPNPMISGLGAIRQNIGYSHPLEASEKNYEKNRIRTNMILLRNTQGLHAPMRMAMELKATEKIGRLPFLPSSNMMRDVLLGRDEEIGFEDILNIPEFREEMGQPHAVVERSLGLL; via the exons ATG agTTTTGGTCTACCAACGGTTCTTCCAAAACCTACTATCAATGACCAATTCAACATTCGTGATGACAACTATGGTGTACCAAATCCTATGATTTCTGG aTTAGGTGCAATTAGACAGAACATTGGTTACTCACATCCCTTAGAAGCATctgaaaaaaat tATGAAAAAAATCGTATACGCACAAACATGATATTGCTCAGAAACACGCAAGGATTACATGCTCCAATGCGCATGGCAATGGAATTAAAAGCCACTGAAAAAATTGGTAGACTTCCATTTCTACCATCATCAAACATGATGAGAGATGTTTTACTTGGACGAGATGAAGAAATAGG gTTTGaagatatattaaatattccTGAATTTAGAGAAGAGATGGGTCAACCGCATGCTGTTGTTGAAAGAAGTCTTggacttttataa
- the LOC100880244 gene encoding uncharacterized protein LOC100880244 isoform X3, protein MEKINQREMSLTSSMEDMDREKSITDKEMERDVGKGKSLVGKLENWNVESLKEDEEEVLKSLEVNEVLNKESGEDKEVNNEDNEVKETMGKGEETWKVMWSGVDRKRGRDLEVEEEELREKEKKEGGETEESESSESISSESISSKSISSESIEEEEEAGMTLMSKNGQERKEGEERGDRNGQRFCHRYDESDNNTEFIVGLFLKSEHVAKFKKMNLIKIYRFVQRTGLRIESIRMVGFSKAEVTFRTREDANKMLQDYERSEGIVGVFLPIRKRFRKGVIRDWLGTMEELQEEAMPGQGEYVLERLKRKSREKRRGRKGVVGEPLLIIFRGDALPVSLLIGQGHVGVRIWPYVEQVKQCYRCWRFGHIMKFCKGRKRLCGKCGEDFHGKCEKEAKCVNCKGNHAANEDKKCWMFQKEYAIRKVMAYKNVEFETAKEVIERAAGIESVRGRRMRGVQMREVQNCLGCGRRRL, encoded by the coding sequence ATGGAAAAGATAAACCAAAGGGAAATGAGTCTTACAAGTAGTATGGAGGATATGGACAGGGAAAAGAGTATAACGGACAAAGAAATGGAAAGGGATGTCGGCAAAGGAAAGTCCCTTGtggggaaattagagaactggAATGTGGAGTCCTTGAAAGAGGATGAAGAGGAAGTATTGAAGTCGCTGGAAGTAAATGAGGTGTTAAATAAGGAAAGTGGTGAAGATAAAGAAGTTAATAATGAAGATAATGAAGTAAAGGAGACAATGGGGAAGGGAGAAGAAACATGGAAGGTAATGTGGAGTGGAGTAGATAGAAAGAGAGGTAGAGATCTAGAGGTAGAAGAGGAAGAGTTaagggagaaagagaaaaaggaagGTGGCGAAACAGAGGAGAGTGAAAGTTCTGAAAGTATAAGTTCTGAAAGTATAAGTTCTAAAAGTATAAGTTCTGAAAGTAtagaggaagaagaggaagcaGGAATGACGCTGATGTCAAAAAATGGGCAGGAAAGAAAGGAAGGAGAGGAAAGAGGAGATAGAAATGGACAAAGATTTTGTCACAGGTACGATGAAAGTGATAATAACACTGAGTTCATAGTGGGATTGTTTTTGAAGAGTGAGCATGTTGccaaatttaagaaaatgaacCTCATAAAGATATATAGATTCGTGCAGAGAACTGGTTTGAGAATAGAGTCAATCAGGATGGTTGGCTTTAGTAAAGCGGAAGTGACATTTCGGACGAGGGAGGATGCGAATAAAATGTTACAGGACTATGAAAGAAGTGAGGGTATCGTGGGGGTATTTTTACCAATAAGGAAGAGGTTCAGAAAGGGTGTGATTAGAGATTGGTTGGGGACAATGGAAGAATTACAAGAGGAAGCAATGCCAGGTCAGGGGGAATATGTGTTGGAGAGATTGAAAAGGAAGTCTAGAGAGAAAAGGAGAGGTAGAAAAGGAGTAGTTGGGGAGCCacttttgataatatttagaGGAGATGCATTGCCAGTATCTCTGCTAATCGGACAGGGTCATGTGGGGGTAAGAATATGGCCATACGTTGAACAAGTAAAGCAGTGTTATAGATGCTGGCGTTTTGGACATATCATGAAGTTTTGCAAGGGGAGGAAGAGATTATGTGGAAAGTGTGGCGAAGATTTTCATGGTAAGTGTGAAAAGGAGGCCAAATGTGTTAATTGCAAAGGAAATCATGCAGCGAATGAAGACAAAAAGTGTTGGATGTTTCAAAAAGAGTATGCCATAAGGAAGGTTATGGCATACAAAAATGTTGAATTTGAGACTGCAAAGGAGGTGATTGAAAGGGCTGCAGGTATAGAAAGTGTAAGAGGGAGAAGGATGAGAGGAGTGCAGATGAGGGAAGTACAGAATTGCCTGGGCTGCGGCAGAAGAAGATTGTGA
- the LOC100883375 gene encoding betaine-homocysteine S-methyltransferase has translation MSNVKILDGGFSAQLSTHVGEKIDGDPLWTARFLATNPNAVYATHLDFLRAGADIIETNTYQASIPGLMKYLSKTEEESINLLHQAVKLAQKAVNDYLKEIEGNNDIENKSPLIAGSCGPYGASLHDGSEYNGAYGKATPRDTMMQWHRSRINALVDSGIDLLALETVPCYQEAEVLVELLKEYPNVKAWLTFSCERNSQNIVDGSNFQEVATNCYKMALPGQIIAIGVNCIAPKDVSPLLRNINKDTGNQFIPLIAYPNSGEIFSSTKGWIKDESCPPFENFIPEWLEIGVQYLGGCCRMYAENIKSIRREINNFKKKKAEKEN, from the coding sequence ATGTCAAATGTCAAGATTTTAGATGGTGGATTTTCTGCACAATTATCCACTCATGTTGGTGAAAAAATTGATGGTGATCCTCTTTGGACAGCAAGATTTTTAGCAACAAATCCTAATGCTGTTTATGCCACACATTTAGATTTCTTACGAGCAGGGGCAGACATTATAGAGACAAATACATATCAAGCTTCAATTCCtggtttaatgaaatatttatctaAAACTGAAGAAGAAAGCATAAATTTATTGCATCAAGCTGTTAAACTTGCCCAGAAAGCTGTTAATGATTATCTTAAAGAGATTGAAGGAAATAACGACATTGAAAATAAAAGTCCATTGATTGCTGGTTCTTGTGGGCCATATGGAGCTAGTTTACATGATGGTTCAGAATACAATGGTGCCTATGGTAAAGCAACACCACGCGATACTATGATGCAATGGCATAGATCACGTATCAATGCCCTCGTAGACTCTGGTATAGACTTATTAGCGTTAGAAACAGTACCTTGTTATCAAGAAGCAGAAGTATTGGTGGAACTTTTAAAAGAATATCCAAATGTTAAAGCATGGCTTACATTTTCTTGTGAAAGAAATAGCCAAAATATAGTAGATGGAAGTAATTTTCAAGAAGTTGCTACAAACTGTTATAAAATGGCATTACCAGGTCAAATAATTGCTATTGGTGTAAATTGTATTGCTCCAAAAGATGTATCTCctttattaagaaatattaacAAAGATACTGGGAACCAATTTATACCGTTAATAGCTTATCCTAACAGTGGTGAAATATTTTCATCCACCAAAGGGTGGATAAAGGATGAAAGCTGCCctccatttgaaaattttatcccTGAATGGCTAGAAATTGGAGTACAGTATCTTGGCGGTTGTTGCAGAATGTatgcagaaaatataaaatcaatcagaagagaaattaataattttaagaagaaGAAAGCAGAGAAAGAAAACTAA
- the LOC100880128 gene encoding betaine-homocysteine S-methyltransferase, protein MMQQVKILDGGFSTQLATHVNDTIDGDPLWTARFLVTNPEAIVATHLDFLKAGADIILTNSYQASIDGFSKYMNMTEEESLNLFSKSVEYAKEAVNLFKKDVKNLKNVSENPLIAGSIGPYGACLHDGSEYTGKYCSLVTEEILMDWHRPRIRQLIASGVDLLAIETIPCKKEAEALVKLLKEFPNIKAWLSFSCRNDGENIADGSNFQNVAMQCYKEALQGQILAVGMNCIAPQNVSPLLRGINANNKQEIVPLVVYPNSGETYTVETGWMKTNDSCSLNQFIHEWLNLGVRYIGGCCRTHAEDVVKIRAEVQNWKCA, encoded by the coding sequence ATGATGCAACAAGTAAAAATATTAGATGGTGGGTTTTCTACGCAATTAGCAACACATGTGAATGATACGATAGATGGTGATCCCTTATGGACAGCACGATTTCTTGTTACAAATCCTGAAGCTATTGTTGCTACGCATTTAGATTTTCTAAAAGCTGGAGCAGATATAATTCTTACAAATTCTTATCAGGCATCTATAGatggattttcaaaatatatgaaCATGACAGAAGAGGAAAGTCTTAATTTATTTAGCAAATCTGTAGAGTATGCTAAGGAGgcagtaaatttatttaaaaaagatgtcaaaaatttgaaaaacgtaTCTGAAAATCCACTAATTGCTGGATCTATTGGACCATATGGTGCATGTTTGCATGATGGTTCAGAATATACTGGCAAGTACTGTTCACTTGTGACGGAGGAGATTCTTATGGACTGGCACAGACCACGTATTAGGCAATTAATTGCTAGCGGTGTTGACTTATTAGCAATAGAAACAATACCATGCAAAAAAGAAGCTGAAGCATTGGTTAAATTACTTAAAGAATTTCCTAATATCAAAGCTTGGTTGTCATTTTCTTGTCGTAATGATGGAGAGAACATAGCTGATGGTTCTAACTTTCAAAATGTTGCAATGCAGTGTTATAAGGAAGCATTACAAGGACAAATTTTAGCAGTTGGAATGAACTGTATTGCACCACAAAATGTAAGTCCTTTATTAAGAGGAATTAATGCAAACAATAAGCAAGAAATTGTGCCATTAGTGGTATATCCTAACAGTGGCGAAACATATACAGTGGAAACAGGATGGATGAAAACGAATGATTCCTGTTCTTTAAACCAATTTATACATGAATGGCTGAATTTGGGCGTTCGATACATAGGCGGATGTTGTAGAACGCACGCTGAAGACGTAGTAAAAATACGTGCGGAAGTACAGAACTGGAAATGTGCCTAA